A section of the Hevea brasiliensis isolate MT/VB/25A 57/8 chromosome 17, ASM3005281v1, whole genome shotgun sequence genome encodes:
- the LOC131175546 gene encoding uncharacterized protein LOC131175546 produces MCWVFFCDDEETELGRQQASGSCPYCGGKVQAMDVERKWSFCFLPICYKIKRKYFCTLCARRLELYH; encoded by the coding sequence ATGTGTTGGGTTTTCTTTTGTGATGATGAGGAGACAGAATTGGGTAGGCAGCAAGCTTCTGGATCATGTCCCTACTGTGGAGGAAAAGTTCAAGCCATGGATGTTGAAAGAAAATGGAGTTTCTGCTTTTTACCCATTTGTTACAAGATCAAGAGAAAGTATTTTTGCACTTTATGTGCCAGGCGATTGGAATTATATCACTAG